TGAATGCCAGCTTCGATCTTGGTGATGCCGCCCTGGGGGTTCTTCGCACTGGGTTTGTTGTGCTTGGTAACCAGGTTGAGGCCTTCCACGATAACACGTTGCGTCGAGCGGTTTACCGACTTAATTACGCCGGTTTTGCCTTTCTCGTCGCCGGCAATTACCTGTACGGTATCACCGGTTTTCACGTGTAGTTTCGCGGGCGCTGCTTTCGTTTTCGTTGCCATTGCTTAGAGAACTTCAGGAGCCAGCGAAACGATCTTCATGAACTGCTTCTCGCGGAGTTCACGGGCCACTGGGCCGAAGATGCGGGTACCGCGGGGCTCGTCGTTATTGTTGAGCAGAACAGCAGCGTTATCGTCGAAGCGGATATAAGAACCGTCCTTACGACGGATTTCCTTCTTCGTGCGCACTACTACTGCCTTGGATACAGTGCCTTTTTTAGCATTGCCAGA
The Hymenobacter sp. DG25B genome window above contains:
- the rplN gene encoding 50S ribosomal protein L14 is translated as MIQQESRLTVADNSGAKEVLCIRVLGGTGKKYASVGDKIVVSIKSAIPSGNAKKGTVSKAVVVRTKKEIRRKDGSYIRFDDNAAVLLNNNDEPRGTRIFGPVARELREKQFMKIVSLAPEVL